The proteins below come from a single Pararge aegeria chromosome 23, ilParAegt1.1, whole genome shotgun sequence genomic window:
- the LOC120634356 gene encoding sideroflexin-1-3 produces MGDINLDKPPYDQGTYMGRAKHFLRLTNPINAFASNAELEEAKRIVTEFRKSRKMPAGYNADKLWATKYLYDSAFHPDTGEKMIVLGRMSAQAPMNTIITGCMITFYKTTAAIVFWQWVNQTFNAVVNYTNRSGDAPMPTSQLIASYCAACGGALSTALFLNSKVKNMNPIYARLVPFAAVCGANFINIPMMRSGELINGTPVFTADNTRVGESKAAARYGIGLVCISRVLMALPGMTVTPIITNIAINKGVFCRRPSMVVPFQLFLVGLCVTFATPMCCAIFEQRASISVDRLDEELKTKVKKNYPKTKEVYFNKGL; encoded by the exons ATGGGCGACATAAACCTGGATAAGCCACCCTATGACCAGGGCACGTACATGGGACGCGCGAAGCACTTCCTGCGCCTAACCAATCCCATCAACGCCTTCGCCAGTAACGCGGAACTGGAAGAAGCCAAGCGGATTGTTACCGAGTTCag GAAATCGCGCAAAATGCCAGCCGGCTACAACGCGGACAAGCTGTGGGCCACCAAGTACCTGTACGACAGTGCGTTCCACCCCGACACTGGAGAGAAGATGATCGTACTGGGACGCATGTCCGCGCAGGCGCCTATGAACACAATTATCACTGGCT GTATGATAACATTCTACAAGACGACTGCGGCAATAGTGTTCTGGCAGTGGGTGAACCAGACGTTCAACGCTGTTGTCAACTACACAAACCGGTCCGGTGACGCGCCTATGCCAACCTC ACAACTCATAGCGTCGTACTGTGCGGCGTGCGGCGGTGCACTCTCCACGGCACTATTCCTCAACAGCAAAGTGAAG AATATGAACCCGATCTACGCGCGCCTGGTGCCCTTCGCGGCCGTGTGTGGTGCCAACTTCATCAACATCCCCATGATGAGGAGCGG GGAGCTCATAAACGGCACGCCGGTTTTCACGGCTGATAATACTCGGGTGGGGGAGTCCAAGGCCGCCGCGCGATATGGCATCGGCCTCGTGTGTATCTCGCGGGTACTGATGGCTTTACCAGGAATGA CGGTGACGCCGATTATCACCAACATAGCCATCAACAAGGGCGTGTTCTGCCGGCGGCCTTCGATGGTGGTCCCATTCCAGCTGTTCCTGGTGGGGCTGTGCGTCACCTTCGCAACGCCAATGTGCTGCGCCATCTTCGAGCAGCGCGCCTCCATCTCCGTGGACAGACTGGACGAGGAGCTCAAG ACAAAAGTCAAGAAGAACTATCCCAAAACAAAAGAAGTATACTTTAACAAGGGTCTGTAA